A DNA window from Lachancea thermotolerans CBS 6340 chromosome G complete sequence contains the following coding sequences:
- the TRM1 gene encoding tRNA (guanine26-N2)-dimethyltransferase (similar to uniprot|P15565 Saccharomyces cerevisiae YDR120C TRM1 tRNA methyltransferase localizes to both the nucleus and mitochondrion to produce the modified base N2 N2-dimethylguanosine in tRNAs in both compartments), with product MIRAALAKVRSRFVKPAPKPDASKFTVVTEGKAHILFPEKETVFYNPIQQFNRDLSVSCIKAWDNLYGQAKQEKSRGKGKKRGLEHGEEASKKRKLEDGSSAEVKASSSRPYIKILEALSATGLRAIRYAHEIPNVKEVVANDLLPEAVDAIQRNVDYNKVGHIVKPNIDDANVLMYRNKAAHKRYHVIDLDPYGTATPFIDAALQNIEDDGLMLVTCTDLSVLAGNGYPEKCFALYGGVNMAGHDATHESALRLVLNLLGQSAAKYKKSIEPLLSLSIDFYVRVFVKVKTNPTKVKDLQHNTMITYVCSGCRSYHSQRLGKQTERESKKGKPYLKYSLAQGPPVDKKCHYCGGAHHLTGPMYAGPLHNREFIDEVLRINRDVHGDDVYKTRKRIEGMLTLAKNEVDAPFYFTPNRVSSILKFQVPSLKTVVAGLGSLGYECSLTHAQPSSLKTDAPWGAIWYVMKRYCLDNGLCNVEKMNQNSWGYKILSNDLVAEAAQYGDQLSFEPNDQSGRVEKLRKLKIVRYQENPTKNWGPKARPQ from the coding sequence ATGATTAGAGCAGCACTGGCTAAGGTCAGAAGCCGATTCGTAAAGCCCGCGCCCAAGCCCGATGCGAGCAAGTTCACCGTGGTGACGGAGGGCAAGGCGCACATCCTGTTCCCTGAGAAGGAGACCGTGTTCTACAATCCCATCCAGCAGTTCAACAGGGACCTGAGTGTCAGCTGTATCAAGGCGTGGGATAACCTGTACGGGCAGGCCAAGCAGGAGAAGTCGCGTGGTAAGGGCAAGAAACGCGGCTTGGAGCATGGCGAGGAGGCGAGTAAGAAACGCAAGCTGGAAGATGGGTCGTCCGCAGAGGTCAAGGCCAGCAGCAGTAGGCCCTACATCAAGATCCTGGAGGCGCTTTCCGCGACCGGACTCCGCGCTATCCGGTACGCGCACGAGATCCCCAATGTTAAGGAGGTGGTTGCCAACGATCTGCTGCCGGAGGCCGTGGACGCGATCCAGCGCAACGTGGACTACAACAAGGTTGGCCACATCGTGAAGCCCAACATCGACGACGCGAACGTGCTGATGTACCGCAACAAGGCGGCGCACAAGCGGTACCACGTCATCGATCTCGACCCTTACGGGACCGCGACGCCGTTCATTGACGCCGCGCTGCAGAACATCGAGGACGACGGGCTGATGCTCGTCACCTGCACGGACCTGTCGGTACTGGCGGGCAACGGGTACCCCGAGAAGTGCTTCGCACTGTACGGGGGCGTGAACATGGCGGGCCACGACGCGACGCACGAGAGCGCGCTGAGACTGGTCCTGAACCTGCTGGGCCAGAGCGCGGCCAAGTACAAGAAGAGCATCGAGCCGCTGCTGTCGCTGAGCATCGACTTCTATGTGCGCGTGTTCGTGAAAGTCAAGACGAACCCAACCAAGGTCAAGGACCTGCAGCACAACACGATGATCACGTACGTGTGCAGCGGGTGCCGGTCGTACCACAGCCAGCGCCTGGGCAAGCAGACGGAGCGCGAgtccaagaagggcaaGCCGTACCTGAAGTACTCGTTGGCGCAGGGCCCGCCCGTGGACAAGAAGTGCCACTACTGCGGCGGCGCGCACCACCTCACAGGGCCCATGTACGCGGGCCCGCTGCACAACCGCGAGTTCATAGACGAGGTGCTGCGGATCAACCGCGACGTCCATGGCGACGATGTGTACAAGACGCGCAAGCGGATTGAGGGCATGCTGACGCTGGCCAAGAACGAGGTGGACGCGCCATTTTACTTCACGCCCAACCGCGTGTCGTCGATCCTCAAGTTCCAGGTGCCGAGTCTCAAGACCGTGGTGGCCGGGCTCGGCTCGCTGGGCTACGAGTGTTCTCTGACGCACGCGCAGCCCTCGTCGCTCAAGACCGACGCGCCCTGGGGCGCCATCTGGTACGTGATGAAGCGCTACTGCCTGGACAACGGCCTGTGTAACGTGGAAAAGATGAACCAGAACTCGTGGGGGTACAAGATCCTGTCAAACGACCTGGTGGCCGAGGCCGCGCAGTACGGCGACCAGCTGAGCTTCGAGCCCAACGACCAGAGCGGCAGGGTCGAGAAGCTGCGCAAGCTGAAGATCGTGCGCTACCAGGAGAACCCGACGAAGAACTGGGGGCCCAAGGCGCGCCCGCAGTGA
- a CDS encoding KLTH0G13442p (conserved hypothetical protein) has translation MLSSQILKSVATLQGVAASQVSRSASRVVLKGPSSRARKWAVIEAKRLVPAIGMWGAFMGAVLGWPFAVRALVH, from the coding sequence ATGTTGTCATCtcagattttgaagtccgTCGCCACTCTGCAGGGCGTCGCTGCGTCGCAGGTGTCGAGAAGCGCGTCGCGCGTGGTGCTGAAGGGCCCTAGCAGCAGAGCCAGAAAGTGGGCCGTAATCGAGGCCAAGAGACTGGTGCCCGCGATCGGGATGTGGGGCGCGTTCATGGGCGCGGTGTTGGGATGGCCCTTCGCCGTGCGCGCGCTGGTGCACTAG
- the VBA4 gene encoding Vba4p (weakly similar to uniprot|Q04602 Saccharomyces cerevisiae YDR119W Uncharacterized transporter) — translation MVQSEHSPLLTPVDRDAMQDPSTDLPGFVANQIEQQDHLLDIEQGRAYGSTTKSSISSENEREDAGGATVAGCGSAEFYLPSSRILIIMFSMFLGIFLAALDGTIVSTLLTHIGSEFNSLDKASWIATSYLLSSSTCQPLYGKLSDRLGRKPLLVFSNAVFAIGCLICGLSNSIWAVVAGRFISGIGGCGLTSLATMIMSDLVPLRDRAVYQGLCNFVFGLGTASGGLVGAYFRDWRLAFILQCPISVLSGILIVVYLELPPRASASNKDCWSARLRRLDWAGATSLIAFLFLFMLTSSMGGSSVAYGSRLFAAMCAATLVFGAVFVYVELRVAADPVLPVTFLRDRSVLGSSLANWFCMMSMMTTNFYLPVYWSSVLGMKATDVGKRAMPSFFSVAFGSLGAGLYMKRTGKYYYFLLAFCVLAIAGQVQIVLITPQMPVWRQYLLQVVPGFGVSVLITVTLLAMIAAVPHEHHAATTSISYAFRSTGATLGVSVGAAVFRSSLTSLLDAKVMRFASDGHSERELRGIIASAARSSDWVHRSAPPFVRATLLECYHFASRATFKFCLTTMVLAGVSCSIIKEHKLHTSIKRGS, via the coding sequence ATGGTGCAAAGCGAGCATAGCCCGCTCTTGACTCCTGTCGACAGGGACGCCATGCAGGATCCCTCGACGGACCTGCCAGGGTTCGTGGCCAACCAGATCGAGCAGCAGGATCACCTTTTAGATATCGAGCAAGGACGGGCGTACGGCTCCacgacgaagagctctATTTCATCTGAAAACGAGCGCGAGGACGCGGGTGGTGCCACGGTTGCCGGTTGCGGCTCCGCCGAGTTCTATCTACCGTCATCACGCATCCTGATCATTATGTTTTCCATGTTTCTGGGCATTTTCTTGGCGGCGCTTGACGGCACCATCGTTTCAACACTGCTGACGCACATCGGCTCTGAGTTTAACTCACTCGACAAGGCTTCCTGGATCGCGACCAGCTACCTGCTTTCAAGCAGTACTTGTCAGCCTCTGTACGGCAAGCTGTCGGACCGCCTGGGCCGGAAGCCACTTCTGGTCTTCAGCAACGCCGTGTTTGCCATCGGCTGCTTGATCTGCGGGCTAAGCAACTCGATATGGGCGGTCGTAGCGGGCCGTTTTATCAGCGGGATTGGCGGGTGCGGTCTCACCTCCCTTGCAACGATGATCATGAGCGACCTTGTGCCTCTGCGTGATCGCGCCGTCTACCAGGGTCTGTGCAACTTTGTCTTCGGCCTTGGAACCGCCTCGGGAGGGCTGGTAGGAGCGTACTTCCGGGATTGGAGGCTGGCCTTCATTTTGCAGTGTCCTATCAGCGTTCTGAGCGGGATCCTGATCGTGGTGTACCTGGAGCTGCCACCACGAGCCAGCGCGAGCAACAAGGACTGCTGGTCTGCGAGGCTGCGAAGGCTCGACTGGGCAGGCGCGACCAGCCTGATTGCGTTCTTGTTCCTGTTCATGCTGACGTCGTCGATGGGCGGCAGTAGCGTCGCGTACGGATCGCGCCTGTTCGCGGCCATGTGTGCGGCGACGCTCGTGTTCGGGGCCGTGTTCGTGTACGTGGAGCTGCGCGTGGCTGCGGACCCTGTGCTACCGGTGACGTTTCTGCGGGACCGTTCGGTGCTCGGGTCGAGCTTGGCAAACTGGTTCTGCATGATGAGTATGATGACCACGAACTTCTACCTGCCAGTGTACTGGTCCAGCGTGTTGGGCATGAAAGCCACAGATGTCGGAAAGCGCGCTATGccgagctttttcagcgtGGCGTTCGGGTCGCTGGGCGCGGGGCTCTACATGAAGCGCACGGGCAAGTACTACTACTTCCTGCTGGCGTTCTGCGTGCTGGCGATAGCGGGCCAGGTGCAGATTGTGCTCATCACGCCGCAGATGCCCGTGTGGCGGCAGTACTTGCTGCAGGTGGTGCCGGGCTTCGGCGTGTCCGTGCTGATCACCGTGACGCTGCTGGCGATGATTGCCGCGGTGCCACACGAGCACCACGCGGCCACGACGTCGATCTCCTACGCGTTCCGGTCCACTGGCGCGACGCTGGGCGTGTCCGTGGGCGCGGCGGTCTTCCGCAGCTCGCTGACCTCGCTGCTGGACGCGAAGGTGATGCGATTTGCGTCTGACGGGCATTCGGAGCGCGAACTCCGCGGCATCATTGCCAGCGCTGCGCGGTCGTCGGACTGGGTGCACCGCAGCGCGCCGCCCTTCGTGCGGGCCACGCTGCTGGAGTGCTACCACTTTGCGTCGCGCGCTACTTTCAAGTTCTGCCTAACGACGATGGTGCTGGCGGGCGTGAGCTGCAGCATCATCAAGGAGCACAAGCTTCACACGTCGATCAAGCGCGGCTCTTGA
- the SUL2 gene encoding sulfate permease (similar to uniprot|Q12325 Saccharomyces cerevisiae YLR092W SUL2 High affinity sulfate permease sulfate uptake is mediated by specific sulfate transporters Sul1p and Sul2p which control the concentration of endogenous activated sulfate intermediates and uniprot|P38359 Saccharomyces cerevisiae YBR294W SUL1) — MSNFQSSPGSKRESSFEVSRELSNDAPIDLDDLDAEYGQFKNAEHSDATAGRDLTSEYGAQFAAEFGGEPGSGSGSGSGFPEAKPVAPAAPGNVPSALYEFHERPVTVGEFYSQNLRSTFTLATFTNYLRSLLPIMRWLPHYNARWLYQDLVAGITVGCVLVPQSMSYAQIATLSPQYGLYSSFVGAFIYSFFATSKDVCIGPVAVMSLQTAKAISHVVSSLPEDTEITSPMIATALALLCGIISLGLGVLRLGFLVELISSTAVAGFMTGSALNIIAGQVPALMGYNKLVNTRTSTYKVIINSLRHLPDTKLDAVFGLVPLVILYVWKWGCSTGGPRLVQRYGSRRSRMWDNVFLYTQALRNAVVIVVFTAIAWGMSHRALKEGGSARISLLGTVPSGLKDVGVMKVPSGLLSKIAPELPASVIVLVLEHIAISKAFGRVNDYRVVPDQELIAIGATNLIGTFFNAYPATGSFSRSALKAKCNVSTPLSGLFSGACVLLAIYCLTSAFKFIPKATLSAVIIHAVSDLIASYKTTWSFWRLSPPDLVCFLVTVVITVFSSIENGIYFAMCWSVAVLLFRTAFPAGKFLGRVQIAEARVTNSGAGAGVGMSSGNSAGTAVNREKERETTFTAVSVSSESLSHTAPGKAKAANSAGTDKLGKVEGHVTDGGSPRAPRFHTKWVPFDRYTRELNPEVFVAPPPPGVIVFRPSESWTYVNCSRQYDAIFDEVVRLTRRGRPQIVAKSSSRPWNDPGEWHPPKFLRKLFKSSSEDLENRAVARDERPVLRVIAMDWSQVAQVDSTGLQTLQDLRKAVNKYADRQVEFHFAGIIEPWVKRGLINSGFGTVNDEFADESLLVGHKSCHIARSAEPTEDEESRLAHPATGTNLPFFHLELPDFSEWDYSD; from the coding sequence ATGTCTAACTTTCAGTCCTCGCCCGGCTCTAAGCGCGAGTCGTCCTTCGAGGTCTCGCGCGAGCTGTCCAACGATGCACCTATTGATCTAGACGATCTCGACGCCGAATATGGCCAGTTCAAAAACGCGGAACACTCGGATGCTACCGCTGGCCGCGATCTTACTTCCGAGTACGGCGCTCAATTTGCAGCCGAGTTCGGCGGTGAGCCTGGTTCTGGCTCcggctcaggctcaggcttcCCTGAAGCAAAGCCCGTTGCTCCCGCGGCGCCAGGTAACGTCCCTTCGGCGCTATACGAGTTCCACGAACGCCCCGTCACCGTTGGCGAATTCTACAGCCAGAACTTGCGGTCCACGTTTACCCTAGCGACTTTCACCAACTATCTACGCAGTCTGCTGCCCATCATGAGGTGGCTGCCGCACTACAATGCTCGCTGGCTATATCAGGACTTGGTTGCGGGCATCACCGTCGGCTGTGTACTCGTGCCCCAATCTATGTCATACGCACAGATCGCTACGCTGTCACCACAATACGGGCTCTACTCTTCGTTTGTTGGAGCCTTCATCTACTCATTTTTCGCAACCTCGAAGGATGTCTGTATTGGACCTGTCGCTGTCATGTCGCTTCAAACAGCTAAGGCCATTTCTCACGTGGTCAGCAGCCTTCCTGAAGACACCGAAATTACTAGCCCCATGATCGCGACTGCGCTCGCGCTTTTGTGTGGTATCATCTCGCTTGGTTTGGGTGTACTGCGGCTCGGCTTCCTAGTCGAACTGATCTCCTCCACTGCTGTCGCGGGTTTCATGACTGGCTCGGCGCTCAACATTATTGCGGGCCAGGTGCCCGCGCTCATGGGCTACAACAAGCTGGTCAACACTCGCACTAGCACCTACAAAGTTATCATCAATTCCCTACGCCATTTGCCAGATACAAAGCTTGACGCGGTCTTCGGACTCGTGCCTCTAGTAATCCTGTACGTATGGAAATGGGGCTGTTCCACTGGCGGTCCTCGCCTCGTGCAACGCTACGGGTCGCGCCGCAGCCGCATGTGGGACAACGTCTTCCTGTACACTCAAGCTCTGAGGAACGCTGTGGTGATCGTTGTGTTCACGGCTATTGCTTGGGGCATGAGCCACCGCGCCTTGAAAGAGGGCGGCAGTGCGCGCATTTCGCTGCTGGGAACTGTTCCTTCTGGGCTCAAAGATGTGGGCGTTATGAAAGTGCCAAGTGGCTTGTTATCTAAAATTGCGCCCGAACTCCCCGCTTCAGTGATCGTGCTGGTTCTCGAACACATTGCAATCTCCAAGGCGTTTGGACGTGTGAATGATTACCGCGTTGTGCCTGACCAGGAACTCATCGCCATTGGCGCTACCAACTTGATTGGCACTTTCTTTAATGCATACCCGGCAACAGGTTCATTCTCGCGTTCTGCGCTGAAAGCCAAGTGTAATGTTAGCACGCCTCTCTCTGGATTGTTTTCCGGTGCATGTGTGCTGTTGGCAATTTACTGTCTAACTTCTgctttcaagttcattCCTAAGGCAACACTAAGTGCGGTAATTATCCATGCAGTGTCAGACCTGATCGCCTCATATAAGACAACCTGGAGTTTCTGGCGTTTGAGTCCTCCTGACCTCGTCTGTTTCTTGGTCACCGTCGTGATCACTGTGTTCAGCAGCATCGAGAACGGAATCTACTTTGCTATGTGCTGGTCTGTTGCAGTCTTACTGTTCCGCACCGCGTTCCCCGCGGGCAAGTTTTTGGGACGTGTGCAGATTGCTGAAGCGCGTGTGACCAACAgtggcgctggcgccggTGTGGGCATGAGCTCTGGCAACAGTGCTGGTACCGCCGTCAACCGCGAGAAAGAACGCGAAACCACATTCACGGCCGTTAGCGTCTCATCTGAATCGCTGTCACACACAGCGCCAGGGAAAGCTAAAGCTGCCAATAGCGCTGGCACAGACAAGCTGGGCAAGGTCGAAGGTCATGTGACTGACGGCGGTTCCCCTCGTGCACCACGGTTCCATACTAAGTGGGTGCCTTTCGACCGCTACACTCGCGAGCTCAATCCCGAGGTCTTCGTTGCGCCCCCTCCGCCAGGAGTTATTGTGTTCCGCCCTAGCGAAAGTTGGACATACGTCAACTGCTCGCGTCAGTACGACGCCATTTTCGATGAGGTGGTGCGCCTAACGCGGAGAGGCAGACCTCAAATTGTGGCCAAGAGCAGCTCACGCCCCTGGAATGACCCTGGTGAGTGGCATCCTCCTAAGTTCCTGCGTAAGCTATTCAAGTCCAGCTCTGAGGACCTGGAAAACCGCGCCGTTGCTCGTGATGAACGTCCTGTACTACGTGTGATCGCCATGGACTGGTCGCAGGTCGCTCAGGTGGACTCCACGGGTCTGCAGACACTCCAGGACCTACGCAAGGCTGTCAACAAGTATGCGGATCGCCAGGTCGAGTTTCACTTTGCTGGTATCATTGAGCCCTGGGTGAAGCGCGGCCTCATTAACAGCGGTTTTGGGACCGTTAACGACGAGTTCGCCGACGAGTCGCTGCTCGTTGGCCACAAGAGCTGCCACATCGCCCGCTCCGCGGAGCCTACGGAGGACGAAGAGTCTCGCTTGGCACACCCTGCAACCGGCACAAATCTTCCCTTTTTTCACCTGGAATTGCCGGACTTTTCTGAATGGGATTACAGTGATTAA
- the APC4 gene encoding anaphase promoting complex subunit 4 (some similarities with uniprot|Q04601 Saccharomyces cerevisiae YDR118W APC4 Subunit of the Anaphase-Promoting Complex/Cyclosome (APC/C)) yields the protein MFDKWQFKRLIKLPKHRGVVWNPRLSLYLVLGDKTVSVNRAIDGQRIAAVNLRGDGQLIGAQWELAEGKLFALFFGNGAVRIYDCATGGSLREVVDLVDEGQSADVTVDTAVWSGAQWAQFRQEYKGLNIEITKQLPGMVRLVRDAKQLSVVPLETGKLRWLADPGKDAAIFLGHDEKSGDYLMTVDGLLSVRVPSGIKKMHKILRQGEDGTFVGVGADGTVQWVVLRFLNSALMRELIRYSGQIRFLCSYLTENINMCKTDLIEPYRQFLTRIADAYEGGELASRFRDIILSGYIPEDLEDWLCNSIGDKNYKRWKQLSTRMYGDLNNVLALAVIPACERLILAAEQLQGIHKGLKLQEFGLASPQEFESAEVTELITGCQALLHASLELVVDLNRDTRLHAIFADWFYDVVMETVDEDYKRPQNRDSHQDCYGDRALALDQYISHCWENSEVWTRFERLLPQLAADADISATKLDHIYTRAWVLEQVHVTSPVRACDVDSVEVLDVQACNKVIMVCRVQTKEGSGATVVTVEPPIADAEPVLQSMKLGMDHVIKAALVLPEGAADNTAVVVALQHSGQQNASVRASCVQFGAHVMHSEHSWEELAPKNEAHEPVAFLPVHVSATRDGVAVHSDTDVAVFENIT from the coding sequence ATGTTTGACAAATGGCAGTTCAAAAGACTAATCAAACTACCAAAACACCGGGGCGTGGTATGGAATCCACGGCTTTCATTATACCTAGTCTTAGGTGATAAAACGGTGAGCGTGAATCGAGCCATTGATGGGCAACGCATCGCGGCGGTAAACCTTCGAGGTGATGGCCAATTGATAGGGGCTCAATGGGAACTTGCAGAAGGGAAGCtatttgctcttttttttggtaATGGAGCTGTAAGAATCTACGACTGCGCTACAGGCGGAAGTTTGAGGGAGGTTGTTGACTTGGTAGACGAAGGCCAGTCCGCAGACGTTACCGTGGACACAGCTGTGTGGAGTGGAGCGCAATGGGCACAGTTCCGACAAGAATACAAAGGGCTCAATATCGAAATTACAAAGCAACTACCAGGAATGGTGAGGCTTGTACGAGATGCGAAGCAGCTAAGTGTCGTACCTCTTGAGACAGGAAAACTCCGGTGGTTAGCCGATCCAGGAAAAGATGCTGCGATTTTCTTGGGACATGACGAAAAATCCGGGGACTACTTAATGACGGTTGACGGGCTTTTGAGCGTCCGTGTGCCGAGTGgcatcaagaaaatgcatAAGATTCTGCGACAAGGTGAGGATGGGACCTTCGTGGGCGTGGGAGCTGATGGGACCGTGCAGTGGGTTGTTCTGCGGTTTTTGAATTCTGCCCTTATGCGTGAGCTGATCAGGTACTCAGGCCAGATACGGTTTCTTTGCAGTTATCTCACTGAAAATATCAATATGTGCAAGACAGATCTAATCGAACCATACCGTCAGTTTCTCACGCGTATTGCAGATGCATATGAAGGCGGAGAGCTGGCAAGCCGCTTTCGCGACATCATCCTCTCAGGTTATATCCCTGAAGACCTTGAAGACTGGTTGTGCAACAGCATTGGCGATAAAAACTACAAGCGGTGGAAGCAACTCTCAACTCGGATGTATGGGGATTTGAATAACGTTTTGGCGCTAGCAGTCATACCGGCTTGCGAGCGTTTGATACTTGCTGCCGAGCAGCTGCAGGGGATTCACAAAGGTCTGAAATTACAGGAGTTTGGTCTTGCGTCCCCACAAGAATTCGAAAGTGCCGAGGTCACCGAACTGATTACCGGGTGTCAAGCACTTCTCCACGCGAGCTTGGAGCTAGTAGTTGACCTGAACCGTGACACGCGGTTGCATGCTATTTTTGCGGACTGGTTTTACGATGTCGTGATGGAAACTGTGGACGAAGACTACAAGCGGCCGCAGAACCGCGACAGCCACCAAGACTGCTATGGTGACCGCGCTTTGGCGCTAGATCAGTACATATCACACTGCTGGGAAAACTCAGAGGTATGGACGCGGTTTGAGCGACTGCTGCCACAGCTTGCAGCGGACGCCGATATCAGCGCTACGAAACTGGACCACATTTACACTCGGGCTTGGGTCTTAGAGCAAGTGCACGTGACCTCTCCCGTCCGCGCCTGCGACGTGGATTCTGTAGAGGTGCTGGATGTGCAAGCCTGCAATAAAGTTATTATGGTATGCAGAGTCCAGACCAAAGAGGGCTCTGGGGCTACTGTAGTGACAGTAGAGCCACCGATCGCGGATGCAGAACCTGTCTTGCAGAGCATGAAACTGGGCAtggatcacgtgataaaaGCCGCGCTTGTCCTGCCTGAAGGCGCTGCCGACAATACTGCAGTAGTAGTTGCACTCCAGCATAGTGGGCAGCAAAATGCCAGTGTGCGTGCAAGCTGCGTGCAGTTTGGCGCACATGTTATGCACAGTGAGCATAGCTGGGAAGAGCTCGCGCCAAAGAACGAGGCACATGAGCCAGTGGCCTTTCTTCCCGTGCACGTGAGCGCAACGCGGGATGGCGTAGCCGTCCATAGCGATACTGATGTTGCTGTGTTCGAGaatatcacgtga
- the TMA64 gene encoding Tma64p (similar to uniprot|Q04600 Saccharomyces cerevisiae YDR117C RBF64 Hypothetical ORF): MFKKEPQIKALSNLKNSERKNIQSQCKEQTGSSEYAFPSQVIKQTTFKTPFTTGTVFTDQKNVPIWFKEKFSDLLYPTVFTCWSNSKLLPIVLAHEYVVEEKLLKGANLMLPGTVPPFDERCVKTRMVSVASTAAPDVVKAIGIVQINLPQYSRVIGESGVAVEIVHTFGDELCKVFKVKLQPPEGSAAILDSESEEEADIEDDTGVPSAPESLAAPKSLQDVQEPLVNVEDISEQLTELRVEDVDHFFTRSLYYSLAHDAKLETPISASNFVSNHILRNLPPIDHTQVNMKKTSWKKTAKFLKYFEKEGFLKLKGKGDDLTIIGVDRTKSELKNFAPYRIGGGASSSEKGASSVANEKEQASVMKAVSLYRPISSTKAFLSATDLPPNQMFTQQDIKSAVDKYISAKNLVSPDNKSAVRLDDLLYDLVNRSSKKENAVRTIARAQIMAPVLKGNFSEHFLILKADGTPLFKHPVKGSIPQVQIVTEMKIGRKVVTKVSNFEKFQVDADELAEALRKKCSGSTTIGEANTSPKTLEVTVQGPHGPAVIELLNESGIPTKWINFVNKLKKNKKRK; encoded by the coding sequence atgttcaagaaagagccCCAAATTAAAGCTTTGAGTAACCTGAAAAACTCAGAGCGTAAGAATATACAGTCACAGTGTAAGGAACAAACCGGTTCGTCTGAATATGCTTTCCCTTCCCAGGTGATCAAGCAAACCACTTTCAAAACGCCTTTTACAACAGGAACCGTATTCACAGACCAAAAAAACGTTCCTATCTGGTTCAAGGAAAAGTTCAGTGACCTTTTATACCCTACAGTGTTTACCTGCTGGAGCAATTCGAAGCTTTTACCAATTGTGCTGGCTCATGAGTACGTCGttgaggagaagctgcttAAGGGCGCCAACCTGATGTTGCCAGGTACAGTACCACCTTTCGACGAACGCTGCGTCAAAACCAGAATGGTGAGTGTTGCAAGTACGGCTGCACCCGATGTTGTGAAAGCCATTGGCATCGTTCAGATAAATCTCCCACAATATTCAAGAGTTATAGGTGAGTCTGGCGTTGCGGTGGAAATTGTGCACACATTTGGCGATGAACTTTGTAAAGTCTTTAAGGTGAAACTTCAGCCACCTGAGGGCTCAGCTGCAATCCTAGACTCGgaaagtgaagaagaagctgacaTTGAAGACGACACTGGGGTTCCATCTGCGCCCGAAAGTTTAGCCGCACCCAAGAGCTTGCAAGATGTTCAGGAACCTCTTGTCAATGTTGAAGACATATCTGAGCAGCTTACAGAGCTAAGAGTTGAAGACGTGGATCATTTTTTTACTAGATCGCTGTATTACTCGTTGGCTCATGACGCGAAACTTGAGACCCCCATAAGCGCTTCCAACTTTGTCTCGAACCACATTCTACGAAACCTGCCTCCAATCGATCACACGCAGGTTaacatgaagaaaacatcatGGAAAAAGACTGCAAAGTTTCTTaaatactttgaaaaagaagggtTCTTAAAGCTCAAGGGCAAAGGCGATGACCTGACCATCATAGGAGTGGACAGAACTAAAAGCGagctaaaaaattttgcGCCTTACAGGATTGGAGGGGGCGCTAGTAGTTCGGAGAAAGGAGCCTCCTCGGTCGCGaatgaaaaagagcaagcGTCTGTTATGAAAGCTGTTTCTTTGTACAGACCGATAAGCAGTACCAAAGCGTTCCTTTCCGCGACAGATCTGCCGCCTAATCAAATGTTCACCCAACAGGATATTAAATCGGCTGTCGATAAATACATATCAGCTAAGAACTTGGTGAGCCCCGACAATAAATCCGCTGTTCGACTTGATGACCTTTTGTATGATTTGGTCAAtcgctcttcaaaaaaggagAATGCGGTTAGAACGATTGCGAGAGCGCAGATCATGGCACCTGTTCTAAAGGGTAACTTTTCGGAGCATTTTCTAATTCTAAAGGCTGATGGTACACCTTTGTTCAAGCACCCTGTGAAAGGCAGCATTCCTCAAGTCCAAATTGTGACTGAAATGAAGATAGGTCGCAAAGTGGTTACCAAGGTTTctaattttgaaaagtttcagGTAGACGCTGACGAGCTAGCTGAAGCTCTTAGAAAGAAATGTAGCGGCTCTACAACAATTGGAGAAGCGAACACTTCTCCTAAAACCCTCGAAGTCACAGTGCAAGGTCCACATGGCCCTGCTGTCATAGAACTGCTGAATGAAAGCGGAATTCCTACCAAGTGGATTAACTTTGTGaacaaattgaaaaagaacaagaagcgcaagtGA